The genomic segment TCAAAGAGGGTAGAGATTTTAGGAAACAATTAGGAGACAAAAGACAAAGCGTTTATGAGCAAATGACATTAAAAGAATACAGAGAATATCAAGATGCAATCGCTAAAGAAACAGCTAAAAGAATCGATTCAATGAGTGAAAAAGAAGCCTATGAAAGTGGGCTATTAAGAAAATACCACAAAAATCAATGTAAAGGCAACAGGGGACCAAATAGGGGTGATTACCCAAATAGGGGATATAAAGAATGTCCAATTGGTCCAAGACCATAAATCTTGCGCAACGCTTTAGTTGCGTAAGCAAAGGAGATAAATGAGCGCAAAAATATTGCTATTAGAAGATGATATGGCATTACAAGAAATTATTGCGGAATGCCTTAGTGAAGAGGGCTATGAAGTAGTTTGTTGTAATGATGGGATAGAAGCATCTAATAAAGCATATGAAGAAAATTTTGATTGTTTATTGCTTGATGTGATGGTCCCCAATATAAATGGATTTGAAACCCTAAAAAATATTCGCAAAAGTGGCAAACAAACACCTGCGATCTTTATTACCGCCTTAAATAGCATTAAAGATTTGGAAGTGGGTTTTAAAAGCGGTTGTGATGATTATTTGCGCAAACCCTTTGAACTTTCAGAATTGCTTTTGCGCTTAGAAGCATTGCTTAAGCGGAGTAATCGTATTAATTTATATGACTTTGAAAATGGTTATAGCTTTGATTGCAAAGAAGGAATTTTATATTTCGAGGGAAAACCTTATAGATTATCTAACAAAGAGCGAGAATTACTCAAAATCCTTTTGGTTAATGAAAATCACTTTGTCCCATTAGAAGAAATTTTTAATACCCTTTGGGACTATGGAGAAGAACCAAGCGAACTTAGTTTGCGTGTGTATATCAAAAATTTACGACAAATTGTAGGAAAAGATAATATTCTTACGCGCAGGGGCGAAGGGTATTGCTATAGAAAGTCTATCCAATGAATGAAAGCAGAAAAATTGCCTTAAAAATTAGCTTACTTTACACCATTACAAGTTTTATTTTTTTAATTGTTGTGTTTTATGGTTGGTATCAAAAAGAAAAACAATCTCTTATTGAAGAAAGAACACTACAACTCCGAGAATTGGCACATAATCTAGCAATATATCTACAAGAAAAATCGCAAACAAAGCCCAACGATCTCCTTCAATTATTACAAGAAAGTGCTAAAGAATTAGACATTTCTTTTTCTTTAAATAAAGAAAATGGAGAAGTGATTTTTAGTGCATTAAAAAATCCTATCACCAAAAGGGATTTTAGGAATCTTTTAACAAGAAAAGGAACTCCTATTAATCTCAAAAAAAATCACAAATACGCTGATAAAATCATCATCATTGAAGACAATGTTTATTTGGTAACCCAAAGAATGGGGGGAAGATTTTGGCGCTTAGTAAATTTAGAACTTCACAAAAAAAATTTACACAATCAGCCTTATTGGCGTGATGATTTTTTTATGATTATCCAAGATAATGGTATTTTAAGAGAGATTCACACTCTGTGGTTGTTAATTGGTGGAAGTTTTTTATTAGCTCTTTTTGGAATGAGCGTAATAGCTTATTTCTTAGTTCGTTTAAGCCTAAAGCCCTTAGAAGAAAAAATAGAAATTCTTAATCGTTTTATCAAAGATTCTACGCATGAAATCAACACCCCCTTAAGCATTATTCTAATGAGTATTGAGAGAATCAAAAAAGAAAATCTTAAAGAACAAGATTTGCAGAAATTACAACGAATCAAAATGGCAGCCAACACACTAGAGCAAATTTATCAAGACTTAGTTTTTTATAATTTTTCTCATATTCAAGAAA from the Helicobacter colisuis genome contains:
- a CDS encoding DUF1104 domain-containing protein, which translates into the protein MKAKTIISILVGTALSASIALAADFSKKSNDELINLSGKVTPKDYPDYKMEIHKRIQKMTLKEGRDFRKQLGDKRQSVYEQMTLKEYREYQDAIAKETAKRIDSMSEKEAYESGLLRKYHKNQCKGNRGPNRGDYPNRGYKECPIGPRP
- a CDS encoding sensor histidine kinase, which translates into the protein MNESRKIALKISLLYTITSFIFLIVVFYGWYQKEKQSLIEERTLQLRELAHNLAIYLQEKSQTKPNDLLQLLQESAKELDISFSLNKENGEVIFSALKNPITKRDFRNLLTRKGTPINLKKNHKYADKIIIIEDNVYLVTQRMGGRFWRLVNLELHKKNLHNQPYWRDDFFMIIQDNGILREIHTLWLLIGGSFLLALFGMSVIAYFLVRLSLKPLEEKIEILNRFIKDSTHEINTPLSIILMSIERIKKENLKEQDLQKLQRIKMAANTLEQIYQDLVFYNFSHIQENSLEEIAMDCLLKERISYFEPFYKKKNITITLKTNQSLLKANKNRIIRMVDNLLDNALKYTYNGGNVEVIIDKNTLIIKDNGCGIPKTHLKRIFERYYRYNKDQGGFGIGLALVKKICDSYKIDIQCQSIEKKGTTFILKW
- a CDS encoding response regulator transcription factor, which gives rise to MSAKILLLEDDMALQEIIAECLSEEGYEVVCCNDGIEASNKAYEENFDCLLLDVMVPNINGFETLKNIRKSGKQTPAIFITALNSIKDLEVGFKSGCDDYLRKPFELSELLLRLEALLKRSNRINLYDFENGYSFDCKEGILYFEGKPYRLSNKERELLKILLVNENHFVPLEEIFNTLWDYGEEPSELSLRVYIKNLRQIVGKDNILTRRGEGYCYRKSIQ